A section of the Pseudomonas prosekii genome encodes:
- the hscB gene encoding co-chaperone HscB yields MGTPCHFALFELQPSFRLDLEQLATRYRELARGVHPDRFADASEREQRLALEQSANLNEAYQTLKNPPKRARYLLAMGGRELPLEVTVHDPEFLLQQMQWREELEDLQDSADMDGIVVFKRRLKVAQDELNESFAACWDDAAQREQAERLMRRMQFLDKLTYEVRQLEERLDD; encoded by the coding sequence GTGGGTACTCCTTGTCATTTCGCCTTATTTGAACTGCAGCCGAGCTTCCGTCTGGATCTCGAGCAGTTGGCTACGCGCTATCGTGAGTTGGCGCGTGGTGTTCATCCGGACCGCTTTGCCGACGCTTCCGAGCGTGAGCAGCGGCTGGCGCTCGAGCAATCCGCGAACCTCAACGAGGCTTACCAGACGCTCAAAAACCCCCCGAAACGCGCGCGCTACTTGCTCGCCATGGGTGGTCGCGAGTTGCCGCTGGAAGTCACGGTGCATGATCCGGAGTTTCTTCTGCAGCAGATGCAATGGCGCGAAGAGCTCGAAGACCTGCAAGACAGCGCGGACATGGACGGCATTGTCGTTTTCAAGCGCCGCTTGAAGGTCGCGCAGGATGAACTGAACGAAAGCTTCGCAGCCTGTTGGGATGACGCAGCGCAACGTGAACAGGCCGAACGCCTGATGCGGCGCATGCAGTTCCTCGACAAGCTCACCTACGAAGTGCGCCAGTTAGAAGAGCGCCTCGACGATTAA
- the iscR gene encoding Fe-S cluster assembly transcriptional regulator IscR: MRLTTKGRYAVTAMLDLALHAQHGPVSLADISERQGISLSYLEQLFAKLRRSNLVSSVRGPGGGYQLSREMQGIQVAQVIDAVNESVDATKCQGQGDCHSGDTCLTHHLWCDLSLQIHEFLSGISLADLVTRREVQEVAQRQDQRRCNGKAPRLDKIEASAVE; encoded by the coding sequence ATGAGACTGACTACAAAAGGCCGATACGCCGTGACCGCCATGCTTGACCTGGCGTTGCACGCGCAGCACGGGCCGGTGTCCCTGGCCGATATCTCCGAGCGCCAAGGCATCTCCCTGTCCTACCTCGAACAGCTTTTCGCCAAATTGCGCCGCAGCAATCTGGTTTCCAGCGTTCGTGGCCCCGGCGGCGGCTACCAGCTGTCCCGCGAGATGCAGGGCATCCAGGTCGCCCAGGTGATCGATGCAGTAAACGAATCGGTCGATGCGACCAAATGTCAGGGGCAGGGCGATTGCCATTCCGGCGACACCTGTCTGACCCACCACTTGTGGTGTGATCTGAGCCTGCAGATTCACGAATTTCTGAGTGGTATCAGCTTGGCTGACCTTGTGACTCGCCGTGAGGTGCAAGAAGTAGCCCAGCGTCAGGACCAGCGCCGTTGCAATGGCAAGGCGCCACGCCTGGACAAGATTGAAGCGTCCGCCGTCGAATGA
- the cysE gene encoding serine O-acetyltransferase, producing the protein MFERLREDIQSVFHRDPAARNAFEVLTCYPGLHAIWIHRLSAALWGFGWKWLARLVSNFGRWLTGIEIHPGAKVGRRFFIDHGMGIVIGETAEIGNDVTLYQGVTLGGTSWNKGKRHPTLEDGVVVGAGAKVLGPFTVGAGAKVGSNAVVTKAVPPGATVVGIPGRIIVKSDDEQDAKRKAMAEKIGFDAYGVGEDMPDPVARAIGQLLDHLQAVDGRLEGMCGALKDLGSNYCAKDLPELREEDFDCVKGKDQSQAS; encoded by the coding sequence ATGTTCGAGCGTTTGCGTGAAGATATCCAAAGTGTTTTCCACCGTGATCCGGCAGCGCGTAACGCTTTTGAAGTCCTGACTTGCTACCCCGGCCTGCATGCCATCTGGATTCATCGCTTGTCGGCCGCCCTGTGGGGCTTCGGCTGGAAGTGGCTGGCGCGGCTGGTGTCGAACTTCGGTCGGTGGTTGACCGGGATCGAGATTCACCCCGGCGCCAAGGTTGGTCGGCGCTTCTTTATCGATCACGGCATGGGCATCGTCATCGGCGAAACTGCTGAAATCGGCAATGACGTCACTCTGTATCAAGGCGTGACGCTGGGCGGCACCAGTTGGAATAAAGGCAAGCGCCACCCGACGCTGGAAGATGGTGTTGTGGTGGGCGCGGGCGCCAAGGTGCTCGGCCCGTTCACTGTCGGCGCCGGGGCCAAGGTCGGCTCCAACGCGGTGGTGACCAAGGCTGTTCCGCCGGGCGCGACAGTCGTCGGGATTCCGGGGCGGATCATCGTCAAGTCCGATGACGAGCAGGACGCCAAGCGCAAAGCCATGGCCGAGAAGATCGGTTTTGATGCTTACGGCGTCGGCGAAGACATGCCCGACCCGGTGGCTCGCGCGATTGGCCAGTTGCTGGATCATTTGCAGGCGGTCGACGGGCGCCTGGAAGGGATGTGCGGGGCGTTGAAGGACCTGGGCAGCAATTACTGCGCGAAGGACCTGCCTGAATTGCGCGAAGAAGACTTCGACTGCGTCAAGGGCAAGGATCAGAGCCAGGCCAGCTGA
- the iscA gene encoding iron-sulfur cluster assembly protein IscA produces the protein MAISMTEAAAQHVRRSLNGRGKGEGIRLGVRTTGCSGLAYVLEFVDEVVAEDQVFESHGEKVIIDPKSLAYLDGTELDFVKEGLNEGFKFNNPNVRGECGCGESFNI, from the coding sequence ATGGCTATCAGCATGACAGAAGCGGCAGCTCAACACGTGCGACGCTCCCTCAACGGGCGCGGCAAAGGTGAAGGGATTCGCCTGGGTGTTCGCACCACAGGCTGTTCCGGCCTTGCCTACGTGCTGGAGTTTGTCGACGAGGTAGTGGCAGAGGATCAGGTGTTCGAAAGTCACGGCGAGAAAGTGATCATCGACCCGAAAAGCCTCGCTTACCTGGACGGCACCGAGCTCGATTTCGTCAAGGAAGGGTTGAACGAAGGCTTCAAGTTCAACAATCCCAACGTACGCGGTGAATGTGGCTGCGGCGAAAGCTTCAACATCTGA
- a CDS encoding IscS subfamily cysteine desulfurase, with the protein MKLPIYLDYSATTPVDPRVAQKMSECLLVDGNFGNPASRSHVFGWKAEESVENARRQVADLVNADPREIVWTSGATESDNLAIKGAAHFYATKGKHLITTKIEHKAVLDTMRQLEREGFEVTYLEPQTDGLVTPAMIEAALREDTILVSVMHVNNEIGTINDIEAIGELTRSKGILFHVDAAQSTGKVEIDLSKLKVDLMSFSAHKTYGPKGIGALYVSRKPRVRIEAGMHGGGHERGMRSGTLATHQIVGMGEAFRVAKEDMAAENVRIKALSDRFFKQVEDLEELYINGSMTARVPHNLNLSFNYVEGESLIMALKDLAVSSGSACTSASLEPSYVLRALGRNDELAHSSIRFTFGRFTTEEEIDYAAQKVCEAVTKLRTLSPLWDMYKDGVDISKIEWAAH; encoded by the coding sequence ATGAAATTGCCGATTTACCTTGATTACTCTGCGACAACCCCGGTTGATCCGCGCGTCGCGCAAAAGATGAGTGAATGCCTGCTGGTCGACGGAAACTTCGGTAACCCGGCGTCCCGTTCCCACGTATTCGGCTGGAAAGCTGAAGAGTCCGTCGAAAACGCTCGTCGTCAGGTCGCCGACCTGGTCAACGCCGATCCGCGTGAAATCGTCTGGACCTCCGGTGCCACCGAGTCCGACAACCTGGCAATCAAGGGTGCGGCGCATTTCTATGCGACCAAGGGCAAACACCTGATCACCACCAAGATTGAGCACAAGGCTGTCCTCGACACCATGCGCCAACTGGAGCGTGAAGGTTTCGAAGTGACCTACCTCGAGCCTCAGACCGATGGCCTGGTTACTCCGGCCATGATCGAAGCCGCACTGCGTGAAGACACTATCCTGGTGTCGGTCATGCACGTGAACAACGAAATCGGCACCATCAACGACATCGAAGCGATCGGCGAACTGACCCGTTCCAAGGGCATTCTGTTCCACGTCGACGCTGCTCAGTCCACCGGCAAAGTCGAAATCGACCTGTCGAAGCTGAAAGTCGACCTGATGTCGTTCTCCGCACACAAAACCTACGGCCCTAAAGGCATCGGCGCGCTGTACGTCAGCCGCAAGCCGCGTGTTCGCATCGAAGCGGGCATGCACGGCGGCGGTCACGAACGTGGCATGCGTTCCGGTACTCTGGCAACTCACCAGATCGTCGGCATGGGTGAAGCCTTCCGTGTAGCCAAGGAAGACATGGCTGCCGAAAACGTGCGCATCAAAGCCTTGAGCGACCGCTTCTTCAAACAGGTCGAAGACCTCGAAGAGCTGTACATCAACGGCAGCATGACCGCCCGCGTACCGCACAACCTGAACCTGAGCTTCAACTACGTCGAAGGCGAGTCGCTGATCATGGCGCTCAAGGATCTGGCGGTTTCGTCCGGTTCGGCCTGCACCTCGGCGTCCCTTGAGCCTTCGTACGTACTGCGCGCCCTGGGCCGCAACGACGAACTGGCACACAGCTCGATCCGCTTCACCTTCGGCCGTTTCACCACCGAAGAAGAAATCGATTACGCCGCGCAGAAAGTCTGCGAGGCCGTTACCAAGCTGCGCACCTTGTCGCCGCTGTGGGACATGTACAAAGACGGTGTCGACATTTCGAAAATCGAGTGGGCGGCACACTGA
- the secF gene encoding protein translocase subunit SecF, with the protein MLRTINFMGVRNFAFGVTLFLTVLALFSVATKGMNWGLDFTGGTLIELTYERPADVTKVRTQLTESGYHEAIVQSFGATTDLLVRMPGEDPQLGHQVAEALLKVGGDNPATVKRVEFVGPQVGEELRDQGGLGMLMALGGILIYLAFRFQWKFAVGAIVSLIHDVIVTIGILSFFQITFDLTVLAAVLAIIGYSLNDTIVVFDRVRENFRVLRKASLIDNINISTTQTLLRTMATSISTLLAIAALLFFGGDNLFGFSIALFIGVLAGTYSSIYIANVVLIWLNLSSEDLIPPAATDKEVDDRP; encoded by the coding sequence ATGTTACGTACAATCAACTTCATGGGCGTTCGCAACTTCGCGTTCGGCGTCACATTGTTTCTTACCGTACTGGCATTGTTCAGTGTCGCCACCAAGGGCATGAACTGGGGTCTGGACTTCACCGGCGGTACGCTCATCGAGCTGACCTACGAGCGTCCGGCCGATGTGACCAAGGTGCGTACCCAACTGACTGAGTCGGGTTACCACGAAGCCATCGTGCAGAGTTTCGGTGCAACTACCGACTTGCTGGTGCGTATGCCTGGCGAAGACCCGCAACTGGGTCACCAGGTTGCCGAAGCGCTGTTGAAGGTTGGCGGCGATAACCCGGCAACGGTCAAGCGCGTCGAGTTCGTTGGCCCGCAGGTCGGTGAAGAACTGCGCGACCAGGGCGGCCTCGGCATGCTGATGGCGCTCGGCGGGATCCTGATCTACCTGGCTTTCCGCTTTCAGTGGAAGTTCGCGGTCGGCGCGATTGTTTCGCTGATCCACGACGTGATCGTGACCATCGGTATCCTGTCGTTCTTCCAGATCACCTTCGATCTGACAGTGCTGGCGGCGGTATTGGCGATCATCGGTTACTCGCTGAACGACACCATTGTGGTATTCGACCGAGTTCGTGAGAACTTCCGTGTACTGCGCAAGGCCAGCTTGATCGACAACATCAACATTTCGACCACGCAAACCCTGCTGCGGACCATGGCCACCTCGATCTCCACCTTGCTGGCGATTGCGGCGCTGTTGTTCTTCGGTGGCGATAACTTGTTCGGCTTCTCCATCGCCCTGTTTATCGGTGTATTGGCGGGTACTTACTCGTCGATCTACATCGCCAACGTGGTGCTGATCTGGCTTAACCTGAGCAGCGAGGATTTGATTCCTCCTGCGGCGACCGATAAGGAAGTCGACGACCGCCCATAA
- the suhB gene encoding type III secretion system regulator SuhB, whose protein sequence is MQPMLNIALRAARSASELIFRSIERLDTIKVDEKDAKDYVSEVDRAAEQKIIDALRKAYPNHSILGEETGMHAGNGIEGEEYLWIIDPLDGTTNFLRGIPHFAVSIACKYRGRLEHAVVLDPVRQEEFTASRGRGAQLNGRRLRVSGRTSLDGALLGTGFPFRDDQMDNLDNYLGMFRALVGQTAGIRRAGSASLDLAYVAAGRFDAFWESGLSEWDMAAGALLIQEAGGLVSDFTGGHDFLEKGHVVAGNTKCFKAVLTAIQPHLPASLKR, encoded by the coding sequence ATGCAGCCCATGCTGAATATCGCGCTGCGCGCCGCCCGCAGCGCCAGTGAATTGATCTTCCGCTCCATCGAGCGCCTGGATACCATCAAGGTCGACGAAAAAGACGCCAAGGATTACGTATCCGAGGTGGACCGCGCCGCTGAACAGAAAATCATCGACGCGCTGCGCAAGGCTTACCCGAACCACTCGATCCTCGGTGAAGAAACCGGCATGCACGCCGGCAACGGCATCGAAGGCGAAGAGTACCTGTGGATCATCGATCCGCTGGACGGCACCACCAACTTCCTGCGCGGCATTCCACACTTTGCTGTCAGCATCGCCTGCAAATACCGCGGTCGCCTGGAACACGCAGTGGTTCTGGACCCGGTTCGCCAGGAAGAATTCACCGCCAGCCGTGGTCGCGGCGCTCAACTGAACGGTCGTCGTCTGCGCGTCAGCGGTCGCACCAGCCTCGACGGCGCCCTGCTCGGCACCGGCTTCCCGTTCCGTGACGACCAGATGGACAACCTCGACAACTATCTGGGCATGTTCCGCGCTCTGGTTGGCCAGACCGCCGGCATCCGCCGTGCTGGCTCGGCTAGCCTGGACCTGGCTTACGTGGCTGCCGGTCGTTTCGACGCGTTCTGGGAGTCGGGCCTGTCCGAGTGGGACATGGCTGCAGGCGCCCTGCTGATCCAGGAAGCTGGTGGCTTGGTGAGCGACTTCACCGGCGGTCACGACTTCCTTGAGAAAGGTCACGTTGTTGCCGGTAACACCAAATGCTTCAAAGCAGTGCTGACGGCGATCCAGCCGCACCTGCCGGCTTCGCTGAAACGCTAA
- a CDS encoding glycine zipper 2TM domain-containing protein gives MNKSLLVGAVLGAVGVTAGGAVATYSLVKSGPEYAQVLAVEPVKTQIKTPREVCKDVAVTRQAPVKDQHQILGTAIGAVAGGLLGNQVGGGTGKKIATVAGAVGGGYAGNKVQEGMQNRDTYTTTQTRCNTVNDISDKVVGYDVRYSLDGKEGKVRMDRDPGNQIPVDKEGKLVLSQNEPAN, from the coding sequence GTGAACAAGTCGTTGCTGGTTGGTGCGGTATTGGGTGCTGTCGGTGTGACTGCCGGGGGCGCTGTTGCCACCTACAGCCTGGTTAAAAGCGGCCCTGAGTATGCGCAAGTATTGGCCGTTGAACCGGTTAAAACACAGATCAAGACTCCACGTGAAGTGTGCAAGGACGTTGCAGTGACGCGGCAAGCGCCGGTCAAGGATCAACACCAGATTCTCGGCACGGCCATTGGTGCTGTGGCGGGCGGCCTGCTCGGTAACCAGGTCGGCGGCGGCACGGGCAAGAAGATTGCGACCGTGGCCGGTGCAGTCGGCGGTGGTTACGCAGGTAACAAGGTCCAGGAAGGCATGCAGAATCGCGACACCTACACCACGACGCAGACCCGGTGTAACACCGTGAATGACATCAGCGACAAGGTAGTAGGTTACGACGTGCGTTATTCGCTGGATGGCAAGGAAGGCAAAGTGCGCATGGATCGCGATCCGGGTAACCAGATTCCGGTGGATAAGGAAGGCAAACTGGTCCTGTCGCAGAACGAGCCGGCAAACTGA
- the hscA gene encoding Fe-S protein assembly chaperone HscA, protein MALLQIAEPGQSPQPHQRRLAVGIDLGTTNSLVAALRSGLSEPLAGADGQVILPSAVRYHADHVEVGESAKLAAAGDPLNTVLSVKRLMGRGLSDVKQLGDQLPYRFVGGESHMPFIDTVQGPKSPVEVSAEILKVLRQRAEATLGGELVGAVITVPAYFDDAQRQATKDAAKLAGLTVLRLLNEPTAAAVAYGLDQHAEGLVAIYDLGGGTFDISILRLTGGVFEVLATGGDSALGGDDFDHAIAGWIIESAGLSADLDPGAQRHLLQTACAAKEALTTVASVEVAYGDWKAQLTREAFDALIEPMVARSLKACRRAVRDSGIELDEVHAVVMVGGSTRVPRVRDAVAEAFGRQPLTEIDPDQVVAIGAAIQADTLAGNKRDGGELLLLDVIPLSLGLETMGGLMEKVIPRNTTIPVARAQDFTTYKDGQSAMAIHVLQGERELISDCRSLARFELRGIPAMVAGAAKIRVTFQVDADGLLSVAARELGSGVEASIQVKPSYGLTDGEITKMLKDSFEYANDDKVARVLREQQVDAQRLLEAVQGALDVDGESLLDAEERMVIEMQMQELTELMKGTDGFAIEQQTKRLSQVTDAFAARRLDSTVKAALAGRNLNEIEE, encoded by the coding sequence ATGGCCCTACTGCAGATCGCCGAACCCGGCCAAAGTCCTCAACCGCACCAGCGTCGTCTGGCTGTGGGGATCGACTTGGGCACTACCAATTCGCTGGTCGCTGCATTGCGCAGTGGTCTTTCCGAACCTTTGGCCGGCGCCGACGGGCAGGTCATCCTGCCGTCGGCGGTGCGCTATCACGCCGATCACGTCGAAGTTGGCGAATCCGCCAAACTGGCTGCCGCCGGCGATCCCCTGAATACCGTGCTGTCGGTCAAGCGCTTGATGGGTCGTGGTCTGTCCGACGTCAAGCAATTGGGCGATCAACTGCCGTACCGCTTTGTCGGCGGCGAATCGCACATGCCGTTCATCGACACCGTGCAGGGCCCGAAAAGCCCGGTCGAAGTCTCCGCCGAAATCCTCAAGGTGCTGCGTCAGCGCGCCGAGGCGACGTTGGGTGGTGAGCTGGTCGGCGCGGTGATTACCGTTCCGGCCTATTTCGACGACGCTCAGCGCCAAGCCACCAAGGATGCCGCCAAACTGGCCGGCCTCACCGTGCTGCGTCTGCTCAATGAGCCGACCGCTGCTGCCGTGGCTTACGGTCTGGATCAACACGCTGAAGGCCTGGTCGCGATTTACGACTTGGGCGGCGGCACCTTCGATATTTCGATTCTGCGCCTCACCGGCGGTGTCTTCGAAGTGCTGGCCACCGGTGGCGACAGCGCCCTGGGCGGCGATGACTTCGACCACGCCATTGCTGGCTGGATCATCGAGAGCGCCGGGTTGTCCGCTGATCTCGATCCCGGCGCGCAACGCCATTTGCTGCAAACCGCCTGCGCGGCCAAAGAAGCGCTGACCACGGTCGCCAGCGTTGAAGTCGCTTACGGTGACTGGAAAGCCCAACTGACTCGCGAAGCCTTTGATGCGCTGATCGAGCCAATGGTCGCCCGCAGCCTGAAAGCCTGCCGTCGCGCCGTGCGTGATTCCGGTATCGAACTGGATGAAGTGCACGCGGTGGTCATGGTTGGCGGTTCGACCCGTGTACCGCGCGTTCGCGATGCGGTGGCTGAAGCGTTTGGTCGCCAGCCGCTGACTGAAATCGATCCGGATCAAGTGGTGGCCATCGGTGCCGCGATCCAGGCCGATACGCTGGCGGGCAACAAGCGCGATGGCGGCGAATTGCTGCTGCTCGACGTGATTCCGTTGTCCCTCGGGTTGGAAACCATGGGCGGCCTGATGGAGAAGGTGATTCCGCGCAACACCACCATCCCCGTCGCTCGCGCCCAGGACTTCACCACTTATAAAGATGGCCAGTCGGCCATGGCGATTCACGTTCTGCAGGGTGAGCGCGAGCTGATCAGCGACTGCCGCTCCCTCGCACGCTTCGAATTGCGTGGCATTCCAGCAATGGTCGCCGGTGCAGCGAAGATTCGCGTGACCTTCCAGGTCGATGCCGACGGCCTGCTCAGTGTCGCGGCGCGTGAATTGGGCTCGGGTGTTGAAGCCAGCATTCAGGTCAAGCCGTCCTACGGCCTGACCGACGGCGAAATCACCAAGATGCTCAAGGATTCGTTCGAATACGCCAACGACGACAAAGTCGCCCGCGTATTGCGCGAGCAGCAAGTCGATGCCCAGCGTCTGCTCGAAGCCGTGCAGGGCGCCCTCGATGTCGATGGCGAAAGCCTGCTCGACGCCGAAGAGCGCATGGTCATCGAAATGCAGATGCAGGAACTGACCGAATTGATGAAAGGCACCGATGGTTTCGCCATCGAGCAGCAGACCAAGCGTCTGTCGCAAGTGACCGATGCCTTTGCTGCCCGCCGCCTGGACTCGACGGTGAAAGCCGCGCTGGCGGGGCGCAACCTGAATGAGATTGAGGAATAA
- the trmJ gene encoding tRNA (cytosine(32)/uridine(32)-2'-O)-methyltransferase TrmJ: MLHNIRVVLVNTSHPGNIGGAARAMKNMGLSRLVLVEPRLFPHHEADARASGAGDILENAQVVATLEDALVGCNLVLGTSARDRRIPWPLLDPRECGTKVVEEAAGGAEIALVFGREDSGLTNEELQRCHYHVHIPSDPEFSSLNLGTAVQVLSYEVRMSWLAAQGQPSKVEKEEVASVKSAELATMDELERFYEHLEQTLVAIEFLDPEKPRHLMARLRRLYGRSSVSRAEMNILRGILTETQKAARGELLKRKD, encoded by the coding sequence GTGCTGCATAACATTCGTGTCGTCCTGGTCAATACCAGCCATCCCGGCAACATCGGCGGGGCTGCGCGTGCCATGAAGAACATGGGCCTGTCGCGGCTGGTGCTGGTCGAGCCGCGGCTGTTCCCGCACCACGAGGCTGACGCCCGCGCCTCCGGTGCCGGCGACATCCTTGAAAACGCGCAAGTCGTCGCCACCCTCGAAGATGCCTTGGTCGGCTGCAATCTGGTGCTCGGCACCAGCGCCCGCGACCGGCGTATTCCGTGGCCGCTGCTCGATCCGCGCGAATGCGGTACGAAAGTCGTCGAGGAAGCGGCGGGTGGCGCAGAGATCGCTCTGGTGTTCGGTCGTGAAGACTCCGGCCTGACCAATGAAGAGCTGCAGCGATGTCATTATCACGTGCACATCCCATCAGACCCTGAGTTCAGTTCGCTGAACCTTGGGACGGCGGTGCAGGTGTTGAGTTATGAAGTGCGCATGTCTTGGCTGGCGGCCCAAGGCCAGCCGAGCAAGGTCGAGAAGGAAGAAGTGGCCTCCGTCAAAAGCGCTGAGCTGGCGACCATGGATGAGCTGGAGCGCTTCTATGAGCACCTGGAGCAAACCCTGGTGGCCATCGAATTCCTCGATCCGGAAAAACCACGGCACTTGATGGCGCGCCTGCGCCGGTTGTACGGACGAAGCTCGGTCAGCCGGGCGGAAATGAATATATTGCGTGGCATCCTCACGGAAACCCAGAAAGCGGCCCGTGGTGAGCTTCTTAAGCGGAAGGATTAA
- the iscU gene encoding Fe-S cluster assembly scaffold IscU encodes MAYSEKVIDHYENPRNVGKMNAEDPDVGTGMVGAPACGDVMRLQIKVNEQGIIEDAKFKTYGCGSAIASSSLATEWMKGKTLDEAETIKNTQLAEELALPPVKIHCSVLAEDAIKAAVRDYKQKKGLI; translated from the coding sequence ATGGCTTACAGCGAAAAGGTCATCGACCACTACGAGAACCCGCGCAACGTCGGCAAGATGAACGCGGAAGACCCGGATGTCGGCACTGGCATGGTCGGCGCTCCGGCGTGCGGCGACGTGATGCGTCTGCAGATCAAGGTCAACGAGCAAGGCATCATCGAAGACGCCAAGTTCAAGACTTACGGCTGCGGTTCGGCAATCGCCTCCAGCTCCCTGGCGACCGAGTGGATGAAAGGCAAGACTCTGGATGAAGCAGAGACCATCAAGAACACTCAGCTGGCCGAAGAACTGGCCTTGCCGCCAGTGAAAATTCACTGCTCCGTACTCGCTGAAGACGCTATCAAGGCGGCCGTTCGCGACTACAAGCAGAAGAAAGGCTTGATCTGA
- the secD gene encoding protein translocase subunit SecD, with protein sequence MLNKYPLWKYILILAVLAVGLIYSAPNLYPDDPAIQVSGASTALQVNQADLDRVSVALKESGIDVKATSLTAGGKGGLIRLVKAEDQLPAKDVVRKALGDDYVVALNLAQTTPQWLRSLGAHPMKLGLDLSGGVHFLLEVDMDKALDARLKVYEGDVKSLLRKEKLRYRSLPQLNGAIQLGFTDEAAREQARALVRKNFNDFDIVPADLNGQPVLRLAMTPAKLAEIREYSIKQNLTTVRNRVNELGVAEPIVQRQGANRIVVELPGVQDTAEAKRILGKTANLEFRLAAEPGASKATSESFEFREGNRPPAQIERGLIITGDQVTDAKAGFGEHGTPEVNIRLDGHGGELMSRATRSNVGRSMAVIFIEQRPITTYTKQMVNGVEKDVPVQTFKEEKRIISLATIQSPLGAQFRITGLNGQGESSELALLLRAGGLAAPMYFAEERTIGPSLGADNITKGIDASLWGMLFVSLFIIAIYRFFGVIATVALGVNMVLLLALMSLLGATLTLPGIAGIVLTMGMAVDANVLIFSRIREEIAAGMTIQRAINEGFGRAFTAILDANLTTLLVGGILFAMGTGPVKGFAVTMSLGIFTSMFTAIMVTRAMVNLIFGGRDFKKLWI encoded by the coding sequence ATGCTGAACAAATACCCTCTGTGGAAATACATTCTGATCCTGGCGGTGCTGGCGGTCGGTCTGATTTATTCCGCTCCCAATTTATACCCTGATGACCCGGCCATTCAGGTCAGCGGTGCGAGCACTGCGCTGCAAGTCAATCAGGCTGATCTGGACCGTGTGAGCGTTGCGCTCAAAGAGTCCGGGATCGACGTCAAGGCGACTTCGCTGACGGCGGGCGGCAAGGGCGGTCTGATTCGCCTGGTCAAGGCTGAAGATCAATTGCCGGCCAAAGACGTCGTGCGCAAGGCATTGGGTGATGACTACGTCGTTGCACTGAACCTGGCACAAACCACCCCGCAATGGCTGCGCAGCCTTGGCGCGCACCCGATGAAGCTGGGTCTGGACTTGTCCGGTGGTGTGCACTTCCTGCTGGAAGTGGACATGGACAAAGCCCTCGACGCACGTCTGAAAGTGTACGAAGGCGATGTGAAAAGCCTGTTGCGTAAAGAGAAACTGCGCTATCGCAGCCTGCCGCAACTCAACGGTGCCATTCAGCTGGGCTTCACCGATGAAGCTGCCCGCGAACAGGCCCGTGCGCTGGTCCGCAAGAACTTCAACGATTTCGACATTGTTCCGGCCGACCTCAATGGCCAACCGGTACTGCGTCTGGCGATGACCCCGGCCAAGCTGGCGGAAATCCGTGAATACTCCATCAAGCAGAACTTGACCACGGTACGTAACCGCGTCAACGAGCTGGGTGTTGCCGAGCCGATCGTTCAGCGTCAGGGCGCCAACCGCATTGTGGTTGAGCTGCCGGGCGTGCAAGACACCGCAGAAGCCAAGCGTATTCTCGGCAAGACGGCCAACCTCGAATTCCGTCTGGCTGCAGAGCCGGGTGCTTCGAAAGCCACTTCCGAAAGTTTCGAATTCCGCGAGGGCAATCGTCCTCCAGCGCAGATCGAGCGTGGCTTGATCATCACTGGCGACCAGGTCACTGACGCCAAGGCTGGTTTCGGCGAACACGGTACGCCTGAAGTGAACATCCGTCTGGATGGCCACGGTGGCGAGCTGATGAGTCGTGCGACTCGCAGCAACGTCGGTCGCAGCATGGCGGTAATCTTCATCGAGCAACGTCCGATCACCACCTACACCAAGCAGATGGTCAACGGTGTCGAGAAAGACGTACCGGTTCAGACGTTCAAGGAAGAGAAGCGCATCATCAGCCTCGCGACCATTCAGTCGCCGCTGGGTGCTCAATTCCGCATCACTGGCCTCAACGGTCAGGGCGAATCGTCCGAGCTGGCGCTGTTGCTGCGTGCCGGTGGTCTGGCCGCGCCGATGTACTTCGCTGAAGAGCGCACCATTGGCCCGAGCCTGGGTGCGGACAACATCACCAAAGGTATCGATGCTTCGCTGTGGGGCATGCTGTTTGTCTCGCTGTTCATCATTGCCATCTACCGTTTCTTCGGCGTCATCGCTACGGTCGCGCTGGGTGTGAACATGGTGCTGTTGCTGGCGCTGATGTCGCTGCTGGGTGCAACGCTGACCCTGCCGGGTATCGCCGGTATCGTCTTGACGATGGGTATGGCGGTCGACGCAAACGTTCTGATCTTCTCGCGGATTCGTGAAGAGATTGCGGCGGGCATGACCATCCAGCGTGCAATCAACGAAGGCTTCGGCCGGGCATTCACCGCAATTCTCGACGCCAACCTGACCACGTTGCTGGTCGGCGGGATTCTCTTTGCGATGGGCACCGGCCCGGTCAAAGGTTTCGCAGTGACCATGTCCCTCGGGATCTTTACCTCGATGTTCACGGCCATCATGGTGACCCGCGCGATGGTCAACCTGATCTTCGGCGGTCGTGACTTCAAGAAGTTGTGGATTTAA